Proteins encoded together in one Quercus lobata isolate SW786 chromosome 3, ValleyOak3.0 Primary Assembly, whole genome shotgun sequence window:
- the LOC115981205 gene encoding uncharacterized protein LOC115981205 has product MQGCNIKEIFQKAFSERKDAELLVFTGWTIWNRRNQIRFKEAVCPINHILPLSKERKAEFQSLHQATRMVQHRNHTRWKPPELEVYKVNYDGATFADQRRAGIGVVIHNAEGAVMAALSQLIPLPTTVAQVEAMAATKAVELALETGFTRVVIKGDSDTIYRELSSTDPSLALHGHVIQDTTCLASSFVNHNFSNVRCQGNNVAHALARWTINSPNLIV; this is encoded by the coding sequence ATGCAGGGATGCAATATCAAGGAAATCTTCCAGAAGGCTTTCTCGGAAAGGAAGGATGCTGAACTCCTAGTGTTCACGGGTTGGACCATCTGGAATCGACGAAATCAAATCAGATTCAAGGAGGCCGTGTGTCCTATAAACCACATACTCCCTCTGTCTAAGGAAAGGAAAGCAGAGTTTCAGAGCCTCCATCAGGCAACAAGGATGGTACAACACAGGAATCATACGAGATGGAAGCCGCCGGAACTAGAGGTGTACAAGGTTAATTATGATGGCGCGACCTTTGCGGATCAAAGACGAGCTGGTATAGGAGTGGTCATTCATAATGCAGAAGGTGCGGTCATGGCTGCACTATCACAATTGATCCCTCTTCCAACAACGGTGGCCCAAGTGGAAGCAATGGCAGCCACGAAAGCAGTTGAATTGGCTCTAGAGACTGGCTTTACAAGAGTTGTCATTAAAGGTGATTCAGATACTATCTACAGAGAGTTAAGTAGCACTGATCCATCCTTAGCCTTACACGGGCATGTGATTCAAGACACTACATGTTTAGCTTCCTCTTTCGTTAATCACAATTTTTCAAATGTTCGTTGTCAAGGAAATAATGTAGCTCATGCTTTAGCAAGATGGACAATAAACTCACCCAATTTAATAGTCTAG